A window of the Cutaneotrichosporon cavernicola HIS019 DNA, chromosome: 6 genome harbors these coding sequences:
- the TOM20 gene encoding uncharacterized protein (MAS20 protein import receptor) translates to MRAGQVAIITAGAAVTGILGYAIYFDYMRRNSPQFRKGLRKQQKKVAARAEAKAQEQAVRDQRELTLALVELELEQPPSTPEEMEAYFQEHVATAEGLAAQGPEHYVKAATHFYRALRVYPQPVELLMIYQKVCPEPVFQLVLKLTQLSSAANAGGAAAVQRVATGAGVTAIEEEDSIDEAAPTPAAPAAPVAPEEPVSPTSKPEEVKADEAEKKEDTDEEKEDTASHPSSGASWEKVAEDN, encoded by the exons ATGCGCGCAGGACAGGTCGCCATCATCACCGCCGGCGCTGCCGTTACCGGCATCCTCGGATACGCCATCTACTTTGACTACATGCGTCGTAACTCGCCTCAGTTCCGGAAGGGCTTGC GGAAGCAGCAGAAGAAGGTGGctgcccgcgccgaggccaaggcccaGGAGCAGGCTGTCCGGGACCAGAGG gaactcaccctcgcccttgtcgagctcgagctcgagcagcccCCCTCCACGCctgaggagatggaggccTACTTCCAGGAGCACGTCGCGACCGCCGAgggcctcgccgcccaggGTCCCGAGCACTACGTCAAGGCTGCTACGCACTTTTACCGCGCTCTCCGCGTCTACCCCCAGcccgtcgagctcctcatgATCTACCAGAAGGTCTGCCCCGAGCCGGTCTTCCAGCTCGtgctcaagctcacgcAGCTCTCGTCGGCTGCCAACGCCGGCGGAGCTGCTGCCGTCCAGCGGGTCGCTACCGGCGCTGGCGTGACTGCCattgaggaggaagacagcatcgacgaggccgcgcccacgcccGCTGCGCCCGCCGCTCCGGTGGCTCCTGAGGAGCCTGTTTCGCCCACTTCCAAGCCCGAGGAAGTGAAGGCGGATgaggcggagaagaaggaggacacggacgaggagaaggaggacacAGCGAGCCACCCGTCGAGCGGGGCGTCGTGGGAgaaggtcgccgaggacaacTAG
- a CDS encoding uncharacterized protein (Signal recognition particle receptor beta subunit) produces MGLSVSRLLSGLFGKKEMRILMVGLDAAGKTTILYKLKLGEIVTTIPTIGFNVETVEYKNISFTVWDVGGQDKIRPLWRHYFQNTQGIIFVVDSNDRERITEAREELQRMLSEDELRDALLLVFANKQDLPNAMNAAEITDKLGLHSLRQRQWYIQAACATSGDGLYEGLEWLSTNLKKRGQ; encoded by the exons ATGGGTCTCTCCGTTtcccgcctcctctccggCCTTTtcggcaagaaggagatgC GCATCCTCATGGTCGgtctcgacgccgccggtAAGACAACCATCCTCtacaagctcaagctcggcgagatTGTCACCACCATCCCCACCATCG GCTTCAACGTCGAGACTGTCGAGTACAAGAACATCTCGTTCACCGTTTGGGACGTCGGAGGTCAGGACAAGATCCGTCCCCTCTGGAGGCACT ACTTCCAGAACACCCAGGGTATCATCTTCGTTGTCGACTCTAACGACCGGGAGCGTATCActgaggcgcgcgaggagc TGCAGCGCATGTTGagtgaggacgagctccgcgacgcccttctcctcgtgTTCGCGAACAAGCAG GACCTTCCCAACGCCATGAACGCTGCCGAGATCAccgacaagctcggcctccactcgctccgccagcgccagtgGTACATCCAggcggcgtgcgcgacTTCGGGTGACGGTCTCTACGAGGGCCTGGAATGGCTCTCGACCAACCTCAAGAAGCGCGGCCAGTAA
- the VMA6 gene encoding uncharacterized protein (Vacuolar ATPase is responsible for acidifying a variety of intracellular compartments in eukaryotic cells. The active enzyme consists of a catalytic V1 domain attached to an integral membrane V0 proton pore complex. This subunit is a non-integral membrane component of the membrane pore domain and is required for proper assembly of the V0 sector. Might be involved in the regulated assembly of V1 subunits onto the membrane sector or alternatively may prevent the passage of protons through V0 pores), whose translation MEALYFNVNNGFLEGIVRGIKNSLLSQSQYHNLTQCENLEDFRMQLSSTDYGNFLANEPLPLSTATIADKATAKLVEEFNYTRTNAVEPLATFMDYITYAYMIDNVILLTLGTLHERDTHELLERCHPLGVFDTMPALCVATNVEELYHSVLVETPLAPYFRDCLSAQDLDDLNIEIIRNSLYKAYLEDFYRFCQTLPAPTGEVMAKILAFEADRRSINITINSFGTELSKDQRARLFPTIGRLYPEGNNMLARADDVEQVMAAVDHVPEYRAFFDRAGGANTTSTDEQEAGSSLEDEFFKHDVALNKESFFQQFQYAIFYSIVKLKEQEVRNLTWIAECIAQDARSRINDYVPI comes from the exons ATGGAGGCGTTGTATTTCAAC GTCAATAATGGCTTCCTAGAGGGCATCGTCCGTGGGATCAAGAACTCGCTTCTCTCCCAGTCGCAGTACCACAACCTCACCCAATGCGAGAACCTTGAGG ACTTCCGCATGCAGCTCTCGTCGACCGACTATGGCaacttcctcgccaacgagcCCTTACCCCTGTCCACGGCGACCATTGCTGACAag GCCacggccaagctcgtcgaaGAGTTCAACTACACGCGCACCAACGCCGTCGAGCCTCTCGCTACGTTCATGGACTACATCACCTACGCGTACATGATCGACAATGTCATCCTCCTGACCCTCGGCACGCTGCATGAGCGCGACACGCACGAGCTGCTGGAGCGCTGCCACCCACTTGGCGTGTTCGACACGATGCCGGCGCTGTGTGTCGCGACAaacgtcgaggagctgtaCCACTCGGTGCTTGTCGAGACTCCCCTCGCGCCCTACTTCCGTGACTGCCTGTCGGCGCAGGACCTTGACGACCTCAACATTGAGATCATCCGCAACTCGCTGTACAAGGCGTATCTCGAGGACTTTTACCGCTTCTGCCAGACCCTCCCCGCGCCCACGGGCGAGGTCATGGCCAAGATTCTCGCGTTCGAGGCCGACCGCCGCTCCATTAACATTACGATCAACTCGTTTGGTACCGAGCTGTCCAAGGACCAGCGCGCGCGTCTCTTCCCTACCATCGGCCGTCTCTACCCCGAGGGTAACAACATgctggcgcgcgccgacgatgTTGAGCAGGTCATGGCCGCGGTCGACCATGTGCCTGAGTACCGTGCGTTCTTTGACCGCGCGGGTGGGGCCAACACCACCTCGACCGATGAGCAAGAAGCCGGGTcgtcgctcgaggacgagttctTCAAGCATGATGTTGCGCTCAACAAGGAGAGCTTCTTCCAGCAGTTCCAGTACGCCATTTTCTACTCGAtcgtcaagctcaaggagcaaGAGGTGCGCAACCTGACCTGGATCGCTGAGTGTATTGCGCAGGACGCGCGTAGCCGGATTAATGACTATGTGCCAATTTAG